One region of Solanum pennellii chromosome 6, SPENNV200 genomic DNA includes:
- the LOC107022898 gene encoding mitogen-activated protein kinase kinase kinase 17-like has protein sequence MAENQESEIMWKRGRTLGQGRFGFVSLASTTHNSPLIPSLIAVKSCRLSHSQSLEDETEFLRMCQHSPHVIRSFGVKVTQEDDILLYNLLLEYASAGSLADRLLNNDQLGLPELQVQKHTKNVLLGLSFIHRKGIIHCDIKPHNILLTSTDDTEEVAKIADFGLSLTLEQSCTQKQGMRGTQRYMAPESLLKQEYGPEADIWALGCTVYELITGTPLWESSNSDPKSDDVWHRIKYEEPNLENQKLSTEAKDFLRYCLIKNPKSRWTAGLLLNHSFMKSADNVLPPKKRKRQHGYMSSLQRPNQKRAFRTQPHIRHLVIEH, from the coding sequence ATGGCggaaaatcaagaatctgaGATTATGTGGAAGAGGGGTAGAACATTAGGGCAGGGAAGATTTGGCTTTGTTTCATTAGCTTCTACGACTCATAATTCTCCTCTCATCCCATCACTTATTGCTGTCAAGTCTTGTAGGTTGAGCCATTCTCAGTCTCTTGAAGATGAAACTGAGTTTTTGAGAATGTGTCAACACTCTCCTCATGTCATTCGATCTTTCGGAGTTAAAGTCACTCAAGAAGATGATATACTTCTTTACAACTTGCTCTTAGAGTATGCCTCTGCGGGGAGTCTTGCTGATCGTCTTCTCAATAATGATCAACTAGGGTTGCCTGAGTTACAAGTACAAAAACACACCAAGAATGTTCTTTTAGGGCTAAGCTTCATTCATCGAAAAGGGATCATTCATTGTGATATAAAGCCACACAACATTCTTCTTACTTCTACTGATGATACGGAGGAGGTGGCAAAGATTGCTGATTTCGGGCTTTCGTTAACTTTGGAACAGAGCTGCACGCAGAAACAGGGGATGAGAGGTACTCAAAGGTACATGGCACCTGAATCTCTACTTAAGCAGGAGTATGGTCCAGAAGCTGATATTTGGGCACTTGGATGTACTGTTTACGAGTTGATCACTGGAACACCACTATGGGAATCATCCAATTCAGATCCAAAGTCTGATGATGTATGGCACCGAATTAAGTACGAGGAACCAAATTTGGAGAATCAGAAACTGTCTACAGAGGCAAAAGATTTCTTGAGATATTGTCTGATCAAGAATCCAAAATCGCGTTGGACTGCAGGACTGCTATTGAATCACTCTTTTATGAAATCAGCTGACAATGTCCTGCCTccaaagaagaggaagaggcaACATGGTTACATGTCCAGTTTACAAAGGCCTAACCAAAAGAGAGCATTCAGGACACAGCCACACATTCGTCATTTGGTTATAGAACACTGA